A single Hirundo rustica isolate bHirRus1 unplaced genomic scaffold, bHirRus1.pri.v3 scaffold_98_arrow_ctg1, whole genome shotgun sequence DNA region contains:
- the LOC120748224 gene encoding serine/threonine-protein kinase pim-1-like — MIAAAGPEPAASRSKERTPADAGAGPLERRSGAVAGPGPSADSRVSPAGKAQDALQERYRVGSLLGRGGFGRVFAATRLSDGAPVAIKRVPRNRIRRWGELPNGTSAPVEIVLLEKVSTGFPGVIQLLEWLELPNSIVMVLERPERCQDLQHFIRARGFLTEQVARELFCQVLEAVQHCTSCGVFHRDIKPENILVDLATGQAKLIDFGCGTYLQETAYTEFAGTPSYSPPEWSQFGWYHGEAATVWTLGILLHQMVCGKHPFRRGWNRSYGQLPLPQRLSHGESSSLGTGEYQCWETAVGS; from the exons ATGAT cgcggccgccggCCCCGAGCCAGCGGCGTCCCGTTCGAAAGAGCGAACGCCTGCGGatgccggggccgggccgctgGAGAGGCGCTCGGGGGCCGTTGCTGGCCCCGGGCCGAGCGCTGACAGCCGCGTCTCGCCGGCAGGGAAGGCGCAGGACGCCCTGCAGGAGCGGTACCGAGTGGGTTCGCTGCTCGGGCGCGGCGGCTTCGGCCGCGTCTTCGCGGCCACGCGGCTCTCGGACGGCGCCCCg GTGGCCATTAAAAGGGTGCCACGGAACCGCATCCGGCGCTGGGGCGAGCTG CCCAACGGCACCAGCGCACCAGTGGAGATCgtgctgctggaaaaggtgTCCACTGGCTTCCCTGGCGTCATCCAGCTGCTGGAGTGGCTTGAGCTCCCCAACAGCATTGTGATGGTGCTGGAGCGCCCGGAGCGGTGTCAGGACCTCCAGCATTTTATTCGAGCTCGGGGCTTCCTGACGGAGCAGGTGGCACGGGAGCTGTTCTGCCAGGTCCTGGAAGCCGTGCAGCACTGCACCAGCTGTGGAGTCTTTCACAGGGACATCAAGCCAGAGAACATCCTGGTTGACCTGGCCACCGGGCAGGCCAAGCTGATTGACTTTGGCTGTGGCACCTACCTTCAAGAGACAGCCTACACTGAGTTTGCAG GAACACCGTCCTACAGCCCCCCGGAATGGAGCCAGTTTGGGTGGTACCATGGCGAGGCAGCAACCGTCTGGACCCTGGGCATCCTGCTGCACCAGATGGTGTGCGGAAAGCACCCTttcaggaggggctggaacagGAGCTATGGCCAGCTCCCGCTGCCACAGCGGCTCTCTCATGGTGAATCCTCATCTCTGGGCACGGGGGAATACCAATGTTGGGAGACAGCAGTGGGCTCATGA